Genomic window (Eremothecium sinecaudum strain ATCC 58844 chromosome VI, complete sequence):
CTGCCTCGTCCAAAATAATAATCTTATATGGAGGACATGGATAGCGCTCTAGGTCTTCTTTAGTAGGATTTGTTACAGTTAATCTTGCAAAGTTTTTGACTTTCTCCCTAACAATTGAAATACCACGTTCATCAGAAGCGTTAAGTTCCAGCACTCTACTCTTCATTAATTCAGGGCCAAATAACTCCTTAGTAAGAGCCAAGATCGTTGAAGTTTTACCAGTACCAGGAGGCCCATAAAACAGCATATGTGGAAGATTAGCAGACTGTAGAGTTCTCTTCAAAACGGTTACTGCGTGTTTTTGAGCAGCAACATCGTCTAGCTTCTTTGGCCTATATTTCTCAACCCATGGTTTAAGGTGATCATTTTGGTCTACAGGATTTAAACGTTGTCTCTTGTTAAAGAATGGTTCAGGAGCCATAATTATAGCCAATAAATATCCAATTGAGATTATAGAGAGACCTTTTAACCAGTTTTTTTGGATTGGTGTACTTAATCAACCTTGGCTAGGTAGCTAATTAAGGTTGAAATTTTTCATTAAAACGAGATGAGCTTACACATATAGTTGGAGATAGTCATTAAACAGTAACCATAAAGATGAGTGATGACTCAGATTGGTTAGCTGGATCTGATGATGAAGCTACTAATTCTATTAAACCAAGAAGTGAAAGCTATGACATAAAAAAACTGGAAAGTACCCATAGAAAGAGGGGATATAGAGATGGCATCTCGTCAGCTAAAGAAGAAAACCTACAACATGGATTTGATATAAAGTTTCCTCAAGGTTCATCGCTGGGATTCAAGGTTGGTGAAATATTAGGTTCACTTCATTTGTTAAGTAGTTTTTTTACTGATGATAAGGAATTGCGACATGACTTTGAACAGGCGAAAGTTGACCTTCATATATCTAATATATTAAGTGAAGCCAACTTCAATAATGAAATGGAACTGAAGTCTGAAACCCCCCCAAGTATTGAGAAATGGAATTCAATATTGGCAAAGTATAATTTGAAATATCTCAACTGATTTTAGTCTTGTATTTTAGTATTAAATatgtatattttatataCAGTAGTAGGAAAAGTGCATTAACTTTTTTACCAGAATGAACACCAGCCGATATAGTGCTGGCACAGGTTTTCAACGGAAGTTGCTTGTTGAATTAGCTTATCCACCTGTTCTGGTACGTCCAACTCGTGGAATCTACGGAAGTCGTTTCCGGTTAACTTATCCGTAATACGCTTTAAAACTAACGTAGCCCTTGCATTCCTAATTTCTGATCGTTGCTGTACTTCCATCCTAGCAGCCTCTTCAACTGTAATTACACCATTTCTCAACAATTCGCTGGGATTGGTTAATGGTAATTGAATACCTGTCTGCTCTGTTATTGCATGTGTTGGGAGATCAAATCCCCAGTTGATCAACGGATCATGTGCGAAGGCTTCCAAAATAGCCATTAAGGATTCCTTATTGACTCTTAAGACCTTCATTACGTTTTCGCATGTGATACGGAAACTTCCTTCAATACCACTGACCTCCATTGCGTATGTTAGCATCCTCGTCAATCTGAATGGCACCTTCTCTGGATACTTTTCTCTCAAAATCGCAGCCTCAAAACAGTCTCCAAAGTCAATGTGAACTACTTTACCGGTGATACGATCTAACATTAGATTACTTGGGTGACGATCACCCAAACCCAAAATGTAGCCTACCATGGACATTACAGCTAATGATCGGGTATATGTTGTACGTCTTTCAAGCCATGCTTCTGAAGACCTACTCTTCAGCCACAGGACCTTGTAAAGATCTTTACCTTTAGTGTTATCCAAAGCATATGTGAACACCTCCACCTTTTGTAGCAAGGTTAAATTATCGTAATCAGGAGCCATTTGCAGCATGATCCTGTGTTCTAGATTCAATTGTATTTTTCTTGACTCGCGGTATTCCCTGATGAGGACATGGAAGGTGTCACTGTTGGGCACCCAGCCCAATAATCCAGACTTTGGAGAAAGCGGAATAGCGGGATACTTTTGAATATCCAAATGTCTACGGAAACATTCTGGATCATGTTGCAAGAGCGTGTTCACCAATCCAAATAACTGCATGACCAAACTATCCTGCCTAATATCCTCATGACCTTTGAGAGCATATTGATAGTCTTTACCATCGCTACCTCTGATAGATAAACGTCTTGGTCTTTGTTTTGATGAAATGACGGAAAATACAGGTTCAAAATGGGCAATTCGAACACTTGGTCTACCAGTATGGTAAGTACCTGGAACTGCAAGTTCTAGGTTATGAGCGGCTAACAATTTAGGGGATACATGCTGTAAATCTAAAGTTTGCAACTGTGGGAGTTGTCTGCTAATACGACGGAAAACATTGTAATAAATATCCCATGCCTGATTCAGATTACTAATATCCTGTGTCCTTTTATAGTTCATCACCCATTCGTATGCATCATTTAAATCTCTACCAAAAGAATTTTGGAATGATATTTCCCTTAGGGTTTCTGGTCCTCTTTTTAGCATTTCATGTAAAGGTTCCAATGTAGCAAACATTTTCTCTGTATTATGTTCGCCAAAAAACTGTCTGCTTGCATCCTCGAGGCCTTCATACCATAGTTCGTGCCATAAAACTGCAACCCTAATCAACTCGTCACTCACTAATTCCGCCTGTTCAACCAAATGTGAACTGTGCATCCTCATCTTCTCCATAATAGATAATGCCGCCCGCTGTCTTGATACTGACTCCGACTTAATGGCAACAGTCAGTGGGAATACAAGAGCCTGAGGATGTGCTTTGCCAAGATCCGATAGTAAAGACAATAGAGATCTACTAACCGTTTGGTTTGGTTGATGAATTCTAGAGATTAACTGAGGAATGACTTCCAACCAATTATCAATCTTAATCAAGTTGAAACCCTCGTGCATGGCTTGAGCAGCTTCGGGAATGCCACCAAAAGTAAACCATAGCGTTAAAAGCCTCAAAGTATCCTGTAATGAGTTGGATTCAGAAAGAGAGATAGAATGGAAGAAACCTTTGATAGCAGGAACAACATGgtgttggactaaatcTGGATACTTTTCTGAGTTTCCATTGACATGTTCCATACCGAAAGTAACCTGGTGCAGTTGATCGTTGAGTTGTGTATCTGAATCTTTTTCACTTGAGCGAGTACGGCGCTCCTCACGCACCCTATCAGTCATTAATGAAATCACTTCAAAGTTTGCTAAAGCCCAATTATGCCAGGCCTTATACCAAGTGTTATCGAAATGAGTTGCTAATAAATAAGAACCCAATATAGTGTCCGGTGCTTCTGTTCTCCACTTGGGCTGTAACATAACTCGCCATTCACCTTGTTTTAAAAAGCAACGGGCTAATAGCTTTGTATAATCTTCTATGTGGCTGGCTGGAACAATACTATTCTGAGGGACACTTTGTGCTATCATGTTACTTGGATCTAAGCCCAAATCATGAGCCATTCTTGAAGTGAAACTGATTAAATGCCGCAGAGCCTCCTTTCTTGAGCCTGTTGCCCACATGTACTTCAATTGGGCGTAAACAACTGGAGGTGGTGCTCTTGCAGTATTTGGATGCTCTGGATCACCGCATTCCTCTAATAATGGGTTGATTGCTTTTTGGGCCAAACCCATCCTGCCGGACTTCCTACATAAGTTGGCAAACTTTATCCAAACTTGCATATCCTGTTTAGGTTTAACCACCAATGACCGAACTCTTAAAATACGTTGCCAAACATCAACATTTTTTTGACAGCCCAACAACCTATGGTTCCACATTTCCCTCATAGAAACCCGTTTCTCCGAATTTTGAGGTAGTTTCTTATATTGTATAATTTCCTCCAGCTCTGTTATCATCTGCGATCTGACCACAACGCTGTAAGCTCTATTGTAACTTTCATTAACTAAAGCAGACATCTCAGTCACCAAAAGGTCTCTGGCAAGAAATATATGCTCTGCTGCCTTTTCAAAGTCATTCCTATGCAAACATAAGATAGCGTCAAAAAACTCTTTATCTGGTGATTGGGCTTTCATCACACAAATATATTTCTCAATTGAGTCCCATTCAGCCAAACCCCATGCAGCACCAGCAGCTAATGGGGCAATGATTCTTTTTATTTCAAGTGTAGAGTTGCCCCATTTTTCAGATGCCAGCTTTGATAGCTGTTCCCATTCTCCTAATGCGTGCAAGGATCTCATCTTACCCATAGTAACTTCAATTGTATCTTCTCCTGCAGCTTCACGTCTATTGTAAGCGTTTAAAGCATCGTCCCACCTTTGTAACTTCTCGTACCATGTCTCCTTCAATTGTAAGTCGTGGTGCTGTTGGGCGTGCTTCAAAATACCGATTGCAGCATCTGTTTGGTGGAGTTGATTATTAATACTGATCAATGATTCAATCGTAGAAGTGTTAGGTTCTTGGATAAACTCTAACTCCTTGTAATGCAAAGCTTTAGCGTAAGCATGGCAGCGTTGAGCATATTCCCCTAATGTAGGTATTGAGATAGGTAGTGACTTGTCATCGTGTTCCATAAACTCAACTAAATTTAACAAAGTTTGGTGTATTTCGGGTGGATTGTTGGGAGAAGAAAGCGCAGTACATAATGACTTAACAAGATCCTCTTGATATTGTGTGTATAGTTCGGTCCAACAACTGGCAAATGACGCATTAAATAGTTCACGTGCCAAGGGGAAATAAATACCAGCCAAACCTGAACAAGATCTTAGCGCATGAGAAGGAGATTCCTTCAAAAGCTGTATGGATAACCTCCTTATCCACTCTTGCCAATCCTCCTTTGTACGTTGCTGGTTGCAATCCCAAGCAGCTTTCAATACTGCTTGATTTACTGGAAGCTTTCTTGCAGGGAGCTCTGTTTCAGCTAATTCCCTATTAGGTACATCAAAATCCTTATCAATAATTATTTTAGTTGGCAATGGCTCGTTGTTTAATAGTTTAGCGACCAATTGATCATATATTGTATGTTGGATATGTGATTTAACCAGAATTTTATTAATTATTGGAACGAAAACAGTGAAATCAGTACCTAATTGTAACAAAAGTAAACTTAAGGTGTTCATAGTGGACTTAATAAGTTGGCGATCAGAAGTATTCAGTACTCGAATCATAGTCTGAACAATACGCGACGACATTTCAGACAAATTGACATTTTTGGCTAGTCTTCCAATGGTCACTATCGCCGCTTTGTTCAAACTCCCGCTGCCATATTCACACATGCGAACTATGGATGGAAGCACTAGATGAACATAGTCGTCAAGATTGGGACCAAAAACAACTAATGACTTTAGGATCCTTACAGAAACGATCTTCTTATTTGAATTATCTTTCTCCAAAACATCTAAAAATAACGTCAATGTTGCAGGTAAGTATGGTTTGAATTCACCCTCAAGTGACTTAGATATTGATTCAATGACAGATATTATTGTAATCTGTAATTTAATCACAGGAAAAAATTCTTTAACAACCTCAAAGATGCCATCAACATATGGTCTTATATGTTTTTTAACAATTGTTACCATTATACCAAGTTGTTGGAAGTAAAACTCCAATAAAGAAGGCGGACATGTCCTCATTACGTTGATCATGCTTGGAATTATCTGTCTCAGGAAAGAAACACAACGTAAACTCAAAGTTTGAAAGATGACTATTACAGCTTGAATAACGGCTGTATGGTGAGATGATAGTGAAGGATCTTTTAATATCTTCATTAGTGTATTAATAACCACTGTAGGATAGTATTCTTCATTTGAAGGAGACATTCCTTGCATTAGTAGTGCAACATCAATGGGTGGTGCATTCTGTTCTACAGAAATTGGCGTACTAGACGCTCTTTCAACTTCTCTATGTTTGTATGGGTCAAGAGCTCCAAGGATACCAATTAAACGAACAGTTTCCCTTCTTATAGATTGAGAGCTTTCCGACTTTAAAATGTTCACAAGAATACCTAACAATTGAGGGTAGTCTAGTAGTGGATCAATAACATAACCGGATGAAGCGGCAAGTTGTCCTAAAACTTTCAATGCAGCGCCTCTTTTAAATGTATTTGATTGATCTTGGAATGTATTTATAATCAGTGGCATTAAATCATCCAGGTACTCCTTCATACTTTCACCACCTACAACGGATAACTCACCAACTGCCTTCAAAGCAGTTGATGCAACAGCAGATGAACTATCGAGACATTTCGGTAATAAAACATCTAGTATAGGTTCAATATACAACCGGGTGACATCCTTGCTTGAACTTATTAATGTGCAAAACATAGCTGCGCTTTCCTCCTTTTTGCGGGTCATGCTTGAGTGCTTTAGTTCTGTCAAGAGTTGAATTAACGTCTTTCTTAGAGAGGGTACAATATAGGCCGGATTGACCGAGGCTAATTGGCCAACAATCCTAATTGCCTCCATCTGGATCGCAAAAACTTCATCATTTAAAGCCATAAATAACAACCTGGCGTTATCCGGTTGTGATAACTGGGGATAAAAGCTGCTATCTAAGTGCTTTAAGATCTCAAATCTTATATCTGCAACCGGGTCTGTAATGGCAACTGTTAACAGTTTGCTTAACACTTCAGCAACTGCATTCAAAGCGTGAAGTGATGTTTGTTTGCATATATTTTCTTTGACAAACAGATCACAGGAAGTTAAGGCTGCTAGTTTCCTGACTTGAGGATTATCATGCTCGATATAGGATATAGTAACAACTCGCACAAACTCCGTGAGTGAGTATTTATAGTTAATGCTAGTTAACATCCGCAGAGACTGTGTCAATATCAGTGCATCTTGTTCATTATCGTTATTGTCATAAGTTTTCCGTAACCACGATTGATCTCTGTATGCTCGAGCCTTCTCCGCTGAGAATTTCTTCATTGGCGTGGGAGATCCAGGAGGGGTAAATTTTTCCCCAGAGAGCGTGTAACAGATCAGGTCCAGGAGCTTTTCATTAATAAGAGGCTCTAAAGCAGGTATTTCTTCATTAAGAGTCTCCAAAGTGTCCTGAACATAATCACTCAATGGACAAGCTAGCATTAAGTCCAACAAGTCACTATGCAAGTATTTGGAAATAGCAGGTCCAACAGCACATGCTAATTTGGCAATACAGTAAAACAACTCACGCTCAAAATGTTTTCTTGACTTGTATTTTGTCATGAAGCCGTCTCTAATATTGTCAAGTACGGAATCCATATAGGGGGCAATATTCGCACGAACTTGAAATGCTATATCACCAATTGAAACTAGTATTGCAGCTTTATCAGGATTATTAGTAGGGGTGGAATGCATATTCTTTAATAAAGTCAGGTAGTGTATCATTGTATTATCAAGATAGTTTTCTGTAAAAAGGTTTGGATCAAAAGAAGCTAGCAGCGGCAACACTGCATATATCTCCTTCCTTATGACAGCATGTTTATGTTCCTTGTATCTGGTGGTCGTTTCATATATCTCGTTGAACTTTTCATGTAAGTAAGGTCCCTTCAAAGAAACTAGTTCCCGATAAACTAGTAAAGTACCATGAACAGCTTCATGTGTGGCCAATGTTAAACCGTATGCACAGCCTTTAAACAATCTTTGAACCCACTTATTTGTCAATGCAGAGTCTCTCTCACTAATTATTGCCAAACAATGCCTCAAAGTTACCGCAGCATCGGTTCTAATGACCAATTTCGTATCTCTCAAAGCTCTCCATATGTTGTCAAGGATGGAATTTAAGTATGGGTATAGTAGGTATGGAGAATTATCGCTAATAGCCGTAATTATAAGCAGCGATGCATGTTTCTTATATTCTTGTTTTGAATTGGAAGATGAACTCTCCGGGGATGTGGTGAGCCACTCAATGCACGTCTTGACTTCAAATTCAACGAAATCTGATGTCAAAGTTCTCCCAGGAGCCGCCAATTTGCCAAGGGTAGTTGCAGCAGCCCTCATAACTTCAATATCACTGGACGGTATCAGTACTCGCAGATAATTCGCCAACCGTGATGTCTGATTAGGTAATTCGTCGGTGTGCGAATAGAAATCTATAAGGGTATTCACAGCAAGTATGCCACCCAGCTTCGCATTAGAATCAGACCCATGAATGAGTTCAAATATTTTGTTATTCAATTCATTACTGAACCTTTGAAAATGTTCTGTTGAAACCTCTCTTGCCAATGAGAT
Coding sequences:
- the YAE1 gene encoding Yae1p (Syntenic homolog of Ashbya gossypii AFR421C; Syntenic homolog of Saccharomyces cerevisiae YJR067C (YAE1)), with translation MSDDSDWLAGSDDEATNSIKPRSESYDIKKLESTHRKRGYRDGISSAKEENLQHGFDIKFPQGSSLGFKVGEILGSLHLLSSFFTDDKELRHDFEQAKVDLHISNILSEANFNNEMELKSETPPSIEKWNSILAKYNLKYLN
- the TOR1 gene encoding phosphatidylinositol kinase-related protein kinase TOR1 (Syntenic homolog of Ashbya gossypii AFR420W; Syntenic homolog of Saccharomyces cerevisiae YKL203C (TOR2) and YJR066W (TOR1)) translates to MLKRKGDRNRKRLSPMISSTDVLFVDSASAAGTAGASSAAVGNDAAGDLVKAVTTQGGVEVDYETNFTGFTIIFNRLKSSNNNERKAASIELKNSLISLAREVSTEHFQRFSNELNNKIFELIHGSDSNAKLGGILAVNTLIDFYSHTDELPNQTSRLANYLRVLIPSSDIEVMRAAATTLGKLAAPGRTLTSDFVEFEVKTCIEWLTTSPESSSSNSKQEYKKHASLLIITAISDNSPYLLYPYLNSILDNIWRALRDTKLVIRTDAAVTLRHCLAIISERDSALTNKWVQRLFKGCAYGLTLATHEAVHGTLLVYRELVSLKGPYLHEKFNEIYETTTRYKEHKHAVIRKEIYAVLPLLASFDPNLFTENYLDNTMIHYLTLLKNMHSTPTNNPDKAAILVSIGDIAFQVRANIAPYMDSVLDNIRDGFMTKYKSRKHFERELFYCIAKLACAVGPAISKYLHSDLLDLMLACPLSDYVQDTLETLNEEIPALEPLINEKLLDLICYTLSGEKFTPPGSPTPMKKFSAEKARAYRDQSWLRKTYDNNDNEQDALILTQSLRMLTSINYKYSLTEFVRVVTISYIEHDNPQVRKLAALTSCDLFVKENICKQTSLHALNAVAEVLSKLLTVAITDPVADIRFEILKHLDSSFYPQLSQPDNARLLFMALNDEVFAIQMEAIRIVGQLASVNPAYIVPSLRKTLIQLLTELKHSSMTRKKEESAAMFCTLISSSKDVTRLYIEPILDVLLPKCLDSSSAVASTALKAVGELSVVGGESMKEYLDDLMPLIINTFQDQSNTFKRGAALKVLGQLAASSGYVIDPLLDYPQLLGILVNILKSESSQSIRRETVRLIGILGALDPYKHREVERASSTPISVEQNAPPIDVALLMQGMSPSNEEYYPTVVINTLMKILKDPSLSSHHTAVIQAVIVIFQTLSLRCVSFLRQIIPSMINVMRTCPPSLLEFYFQQLGIMVTIVKKHIRPYVDGIFEVVKEFFPVIKLQITIISVIESISKSLEGEFKPYLPATLTLFLDVLEKDNSNKKIVSVRILKSLVVFGPNLDDYVHLVLPSIVRMCEYGSGSLNKAAIVTIGRLAKNVNLSEMSSRIVQTMIRVLNTSDRQLIKSTMNTLSLLLLQLGTDFTVFVPIINKILVKSHIQHTIYDQLVAKLLNNEPLPTKIIIDKDFDVPNRELAETELPARKLPVNQAVLKAAWDCNQQRTKEDWQEWIRRLSIQLLKESPSHALRSCSGLAGIYFPLARELFNASFASCWTELYTQYQEDLVKSLCTALSSPNNPPEIHQTLLNLVEFMEHDDKSLPISIPTLGEYAQRCHAYAKALHYKELEFIQEPNTSTIESLISINNQLHQTDAAIGILKHAQQHHDLQLKETWYEKLQRWDDALNAYNRREAAGEDTIEVTMGKMRSLHALGEWEQLSKLASEKWGNSTLEIKRIIAPLAAGAAWGLAEWDSIEKYICVMKAQSPDKEFFDAILCLHRNDFEKAAEHIFLARDLLVTEMSALVNESYNRAYSVVVRSQMITELEEIIQYKKLPQNSEKRVSMREMWNHRLLGCQKNVDVWQRILRVRSLVVKPKQDMQVWIKFANLCRKSGRMGLAQKAINPLLEECGDPEHPNTARAPPPVVYAQLKYMWATGSRKEALRHLISFTSRMAHDLGLDPSNMIAQSVPQNSIVPASHIEDYTKLLARCFLKQGEWRVMLQPKWRTEAPDTILGSYLLATHFDNTWYKAWHNWALANFEVISLMTDRVREERRTRSSEKDSDTQLNDQLHQVTFGMEHVNGNSEKYPDLVQHHVVPAIKGFFHSISLSESNSLQDTLRLLTLWFTFGGIPEAAQAMHEGFNLIKIDNWLEVIPQLISRIHQPNQTVSRSLLSLLSDLGKAHPQALVFPLTVAIKSESVSRQRAALSIMEKMRMHSSHLVEQAELVSDELIRVAVLWHELWYEGLEDASRQFFGEHNTEKMFATLEPLHEMLKRGPETLREISFQNSFGRDLNDAYEWVMNYKRTQDISNLNQAWDIYYNVFRRISRQLPQLQTLDLQHVSPKLLAAHNLELAVPGTYHTGRPSVRIAHFEPVFSVISSKQRPRRLSIRGSDGKDYQYALKGHEDIRQDSLVMQLFGLVNTLLQHDPECFRRHLDIQKYPAIPLSPKSGLLGWVPNSDTFHVLIREYRESRKIQLNLEHRIMLQMAPDYDNLTLLQKVEVFTYALDNTKGKDLYKVLWLKSRSSEAWLERRTTYTRSLAVMSMVGYILGLGDRHPSNLMLDRITGKVVHIDFGDCFEAAILREKYPEKVPFRLTRMLTYAMEVSGIEGSFRITCENVMKVLRVNKESLMAILEAFAHDPLINWGFDLPTHAITEQTGIQLPLTNPSELLRNGVITVEEAARMEVQQRSEIRNARATLVLKRITDKLTGNDFRRFHELDVPEQVDKLIQQATSVENLCQHYIGWCSFW